Genomic segment of Caproiciproducens sp. NJN-50:
GGAAGTCTATGAATGTCTGAGATACTCCAGCCGTCTGCACAGAAATCGAAAGACCTTCGTTCTGGCAATGTCCGGCTCGGCGGCTTTGGCGGTCCTCTTTCTGGCCGCCGGCGCCTTTACATACCGCGGTTTCTACTATTTCTGCGCGGCTCTGTGCGCGGCTGTTATCATTGTGCTCGGAGTTTTTCCTTACAGAAAAAACGTGCTCCGGGCGCGGGAGGCCGCAGACGGGAATACGGTCCGAATGACGGTTTATCCGGATCGGATCGAGGTTGACCAAGAGGGCGGACTGTGGGAGATTCCGATGGACGGAACCGCCGGATTTGTACAGATCAAGGATCTTTTTGTGCTGTATGCGGCGGAAAAGATGCTGATGATCCCCGTGCGCTGCATCAAACCCCGCATTCTGCCGGACGTTCAGGCCATGATCGTGGCGGGAACCAGACCGAAGAAGCTGAAATTGTAAACAGGCGGCGCACGCTGAGCGCCGGACGCAACAAAATTGCAGGAGGAAGCCCCTGAAATGGATGAAATAGAAGAAAATAACAGAATTGTCAATGTGGACCTTGAAAAGGAAATGAAGAAATCGTTTCTCGATTATTCCATGTCCGTCATTGTTTCCCGCGCTCTTCCGGATGTGCGCGACGGGCTCAAGCCGGTCCACAGAAGAATCCTCTACACCATGTTTCAAAACGGCCTGATGCCGGACCGGGCTTACCGGAAGTGCGCCGATACCGTCGGCTCCGTTTTGGGCAGCTACCACCCGCACGGCGACGCTTCGGTCTACGACGCGCTGGTCCGCCTGGCGCAGGATTTTTCCATGCGCTATATGCTGGTGGACGGCCACGGCAACTTCGGCTCCGTCGACGGGGACCCGCCCGCGGCTTACCGTTACACCGAAGCGCGCATGAGCAAGATCGCGCTGGAAATGCTTCAGGATATCGACAAGGAAACCGTCGATTTCCAGCCGAACTACGACGACCGCCTGAAAGAACCCGTCGTTTTGCCGAGCCATTTTCCGAATCTTCTGGTCAACGGCTCGACCGGCATCGCCGTCGGCATGGCGACCAACATCCCGCCGCACAACATGCGGGAGGTCATCGACGGCGTCTGCACCCTGATCGACAACCGCGGCGCGACGCTGGACGACCTGATGCAGAGCATCAAGGGCCCGGATTTCCCGACCGGCGGCATCATCATGGGCCGCAGCGGGATCCGCGCCGCCTATGGCACGGGCCGGGGCCGGATCATCGTGCGCGCCCGCGCGGAGATCGAGGAGGAAAAGAACGGCCGTTTCAACATCATCGTGACCGAACTGCCCTACCAGGTCAACAAGGCGAGGCTGATCGAATCCATCGCCGACCTGGTGAAGGAGAAGCGGATCGAGGGCATTTCCAATATCGAGGACCATTCCGACCGCGAGGGAATGCATATCGTCGTCACGGTCAAGCGCGACGCTTCCCCACAGATTGTTTTGAATCAGCTTTATTCCTTCACACAGATGCAGTCCACGTTCGGCGTGAACATGCTCGCGATCGTCGACGGCGAGCCGAAGACGCTGACGCTTCGGGAGCTGCTGCTCGAATACCTGAAATTCCAGGAGGACGTTGTCCGCAGGCGCACGCAGTTCGACCTGAGAAAGGCACAGGAGCGCGCCCATATTCTGGAGGGCCTCAAAATCGCGGTCGACAACATCGACGAGGTCATCCACATCATCCGATCCTCCAAAGCCATTCCGGAAGCGCGCGCCCGCCTGACCGAGCGCTTCGGCCTCGACGACGTGCAGACGCAGGCCATCGTTCAGATGCCGCTCGGCCGCCTGACCGGGCTCGAACGGCAGAAGCTGGAGGACGAGCTTGCCGCCCTGCTGGTTAAAATCACCGATTACGAGGATATTCTCGCACATGAGGAGCGCGTGCTCGCCATCGTCCGGGAGGAAGCCACCGCCGTGCGCGACAAATTCGGCGACGAGCGCCGCACGGAAATCGCGGCGGTCACGGGCGAGGTCGATATCGAGGACCTGATCCCCGATGAGGAATGCATGCTGACCATGACCAGCTTCGGCTATGTCAAGCGCCAGAAGACGGACATCTACCGCACGCAGCGGCGCGGCGGCCGCGGCGTTTCCGGCATGACGCGGCGCGAGGAAGACGCGGCGACGGATATGTTCGTGATCGGTTCGCACGATTATGTGATGTTCTTTACAAACCTCGGGCGCGTCTACCGCCTGAAATGCTATGAGATTCCGGAGGGAGCGAGAACCTCCAAGGGAATCAATATCGCGAACCTGCTGCCCATCGCGCAGGAGGAAAAGGTCACCTCGATGATCCGCGTGCCGGAATTCGACGAGGAGAGCTTCCTCGTCATGGTGACGAGGAACGGGATCATCAAGCGCACGGCGCTTTCCGCCTACGATACCGCGCGCAAGGGCGGCGTCATCGCGATCGACCTGGACGAGGGGGACGAGCTTTCCTGGGTCCGCATGACGAGCGGCGGGGACGATCTTCTTGTCGCGACAAAACAGGGCATGGCGATCCGGTTCAATGAGCAGGACGCCCGCGCCATGGGCCGCGCGACCCGCGGCGTCAAGGCGATTTCGCTCTCGGAGGGCGACTGCGTCGTCGGCATGGTGGTGCTGGTTCCAGGCACGCTGGTGCTGACGGTTTCCGAAACCGGATTCGGCCGCCTGTCCCCGGAAAGCGATTACCGGTCCCAGTTCCGCGGCGGCAAAGGGCTGCTGAACTACCACACGGAGCACTACGGAGATGTGGCGGCGATCCAATCGGCCGGCCTCAGCGACGATGTCATTCTGATTTCCTCCGACGGGATCATCATCCGCATTCTCGCGGAGTCGATCCGCCAGTGCCAGCGCCCGAGCAAGGGCGTCCTGCTGATGCGCCTGACCGAGGACAGCCGCGTCGTCACGGTGGCCTGCACCGCGCACGACGACGAGGAGGAAGCGGAAGAAGCTCTGGACGACGGAAGCGCGGACGAGGGTTCCGACGACGCTTCGGAGGAATCGGAAGAAGAGGGACAACCGGAAAACGGTCCGGAAGAGGAAAAATAAAGGAGGACCGCAGATGAAACACAATCTGCCCGTATCCATTTTCGCGGGGGCATTGGCGCTGGCTGTCCTGCTGCCGGGCTGCTCCCTGTTCCACAAATCCCAGCAGACTTCCGCGACGCCGGAAAGCTCGCCGTCTTCCCTGTCATCTTTCCCGGCTTCCTCCCTGCCCGATTCGTCGAGCGAAGACCCGGTCTCCGGGCACGTCGTAACACCCAACGAGCCGGCGGATTCCCAGCCGGGACGCGTGCTGACCATCACGACCGACAGCGAGGCGTTCAACCAGAAATTCGCGGGCAACCCGGTCGACAAAGCCTATATCAAAGAGTCGGACCAGGCTGTTTCCACCGTCGACATGGTCAACGTATCGCGGAAATACGCCGGGCTGTGGCAGAAAGAAATCGACCATGCGTGGAGCGGGCTTCAAAAGAAAATGAGCGCGGATTCCAGCGGCAAGCCCGCCGAGCTGAAAGCGGAACAGCAGAAGTGGGAGGACGGGAAAGACGCCGCGCTGAAAAAGATCACCAGCAGCGCTCTCTCCGCGGGAGGCAGCATGGCGGAGGTCAACGCGGCTTCTCAGGAGATGGACTTTTACCGCAGCCGCGCGGCGCAGCTCTACCGCGAGCTTTACAATTACGATAAAAATTATTCCTACGCTTTTACAGGCTGAGCGGCGTATCGCTGCATCTACGCCCCGCCGTTCAGAAAGGCAAAAATTTGTTTGCTTTGTTTGGCGGGACGGAGGTTTAATACTCCCGAAAGCTGAAGCCGGGAACGCCGTAGGCCCGGACCATCCGGTCAGGACGGCCCGCAGATTGGAACGGCAAAAATCCGCTTGTTTCGTTTTGCGGGACAGAGTGGAAATCCTCCCGGAAGCCAAAGCCGGGAACGCCGTAGGCGCGAAAGACACTGTGTGTCCGGCCTGAGGACAAGCATTTGTACTTTGTATTGTCTTGAAATAATTCAACGTATTGTTATAAAAAAATCGGGAGCGAAGCGCCGTTCAGGCTAAACGCTCCGTTCCCTGTTTTGCCGGCGGAATTTCTCACTGCGCCGGGTATGGTTGGGTTTTCTTTTGTCCGCATTCTTCTCTCACAAAATTCATTCCGCCGGCGGGCGGCGTGACGCCGCACCCAACGGCCCACCGGTCAGCTGACTGTGAAACGGTCGGCTGAGACGGGTGGGACGGAGGGAAGAAACTCCCGGCAAGCGGAAATCGCGTCCGCCGTTGGCACGTTCGTCCAATGGACCGGCGGGTCCGCGCAAGGGCTTTGCCTTTGGGAGATTCCCCAGACCGTCCTGCCAAACGAAGCCGAAACATTTCACTGTTCTGTATGGCAGGCCGTAGATGCAACGGTACGTTGCCCGCAAGGCAACAAAAAGCGCCGGTACGGAATTTGATCATTCCATACACCGGCGCACGCGCAAATACAGGAGGAAAAGGAGGATCGTCCTTCCCCCCTCTGTACAAAAACAGAAAAAGCAAGTATAATAGGTCCTGCAATGCGCGGTGAATTCCGTGGTATATGGAGGTTGGTTCTCCGTATGCAGGAGGCGGGTGCTTTCGACACCTTGCCTCTGCATTGCACTCTTTATTTACCTTGCAAATCTATTATAATCCTATATTTACCAAAATTCAACTAGTAATCTTTATCTTGATATTTTATGTTTAGGTTTAAGGCCCGGTCCTCTTAACCCAAAATTTATCTTAAGGCCGGATTCCTATGGGCCTATGGACCGGTTCCCCTTATCCCAAATCTCATCTAATTTTCTTTCTTTGTGCTCAGGCCGCGCGGGGACGCACAGCGTCTTACTCGCCTACGGCGGATCATGACTAAGGATAGTAGTCAGAAGCAGTCTTGCACTCACCTTTGGTTTTCACTCAGCGAACTCTGAGTGGAAAACATGCATGCAGGCTCAGCCTGCCCGAAAGGAAGCAAAGTACGGGTGGGGGCAGCGTGCCGCTGCATCTACGATTCACGTTCCCGGAGCGGCGAAAAACAGGGAAGCAACGATGCTTTTTCAGCCGTGTATGCCGTAGGCGCGTCCGGACCGGATGGTCCCCCTAACACCCCCCGGGAGCCGTCAAAAAGATTTTTTCTGTTCTTCTAACAACAGCTTTTCATGGACGACGGGGGCTGAAGAGCCGAAGCCACAGGGTATATAAAAGGAAGCCGAAAATTTTCAGTAAATGATTTTTTCTCACTCAGCTAAAAACCGGGAACGTTCAATGAGAAGAACTCGCCTGATAACAGAACCGTTTTGCATGACAGGTGCCGGGGGGTGTTGGGGGGAACGTTTAGGTGCCCCTCCCGTTGGGAAGTTGAAGTTCTTCGTCTTTGTTTTTCCTGATGCTTCGACCGGGGGACCAAAGTTGAGAGGTCAATTCAACAACTCTGTTTCTTCTTTTCAAGGCCGCGTAGCGTGTAAGACGCTTTGCGTCCGTCTGATTACGAAAGTACGGGCCCGCGCGGCCTGAGCGCAAAGAAAAAGGGATAGAAGAAATTTCGGTTAAGCGGCACTTGCCACAGGTAAAGAAAATAAGAGAAATTTAGTATTAAGAGTCGCCGGGCATCAGGCCCGAAAAAACAGACCCGCGCGGCCTGAGCGCAGAAATAAATAAATTGAACCAGAGTAACGCAGGTCAAAAACGTTTGAAATACATATAGAAATATGATTTTATAAAAATACTGTTTGTAAGGCTGGTACAAAATGAAACTGACCGAAAAGACACTGGATCAAAACTACATTTACCGCGGCAAAATCCTGGATCTCCATGTGGACAAAGCGGAGCTGATCAGCGGGCGCGTCGTAACGCGCGAATGTGTCGACCACCGAGGCGGCGTGAGCGTCGCGGCCCTGACGGATCAAAATGAAATGCTGTTTGTCCGACAGTACCGCTACCCCTACCATGAGGTGGTTCTGGAGGCCCCTGCCGGGAAGCTCGAAAAAGGAGAGGACCCTTTCGAGGCCGCAAAGCGCGAGCAGCGCGAGGAAACCGGGACAACCGGCAGGAACTACCTGGATCTCGGCAGGATGTACCCCTCCCCCGGCTACACCAACGAGGTGATCCACCTTTACGCCTGCCGCATCGAATCCAGCGGGGACCTGAGCCTCGACGAAGGGGAGTTTCTGGAAGTCAAAAAAATTCCTTTGAAGAAAGCCGCACAAATGGTGCTGGACGGCGAGATTCCGGACGCAAAAACCCAGGTGCTGATTTTGAAGACCATTCAAATGGTGAAAAACGGAAAAATATGATACAATATGTATTATAATTTTAGATATTGACGATAAGTTTATTTTCACATCGATCATTCGAAAGGTTTTCAACATTTTTTTCGCTTTCTGTTGAAAAAAATGCGGGAATTTCCGCCGGAAATCAAAAGGCCCGCCCTCCGCGTGACGCGAAAGGCAGGTCTGTGCCGCAGGCGCATTCCGGATAAAATGTCCGTTCAGCCGATCTGGTTCATCACAAGGCCAGTGATCAGCTTTGGATAAAAATAGGTGGATTTCTGAGGCATCTTTTCCCCTGCCGCGGCCACGTCGCGGATTTCCCGCACGCGCGTCGGGTTCAGGAGGAACGCGCACCGGCTTTCGCCTTTTTGCACGGAGGCGACGGCCTCCTCCATCGAGCGGGTGTAGGCGAGGTTTTTCTGGTTTGCCATGTTTTCCCGGTCGATGCCAAGCAGACGCTCCAGAATCAGCGAGTGCAGAACGGAGACGTCAAGCCCGCGGTATGCCTCGCTTTTTTCCGGCAGAAGCTCCGCCATGACGGAATTGTCCTTCAGGATCAGCAGGGTCCACTCCTCCCCGCCGCAGTAACAGGCGAACGCTTTTTTTCCCTGCCGGTACAGCGCGTCGAGGTTTGCGGAGATTTCGCCGAGCGGAGAACGCGGAATCACGTCGAAATAGGCTTTGCAGGCAGAAAGGAGGCGCTCCGCGCTGAATTCCGTCAGGCCGCGCACCATGCGGTGAGTCGGGAATACGACCAGCCCGTCGTTTTCCATGTCGACCAGCATCATCATGACATAGTCTTCGCCTCCGGCCGCTTCGCCCTGTCCGCGGAGGGCGTTGCGGTAGTTGAGGGCGGTTTCGTAGCGGTGATGTCCGTCCGCGATATAGAGCTTCCGGTCCGCGAAGTCTTCGCAGACCGCCCGGATGGCGACGGGATCGTTGACCAGCCACATCCGGTGGGTCACGCCGGCGCCGTCGCGGAACTCGTAGCGCGGCTCCCCGGAGGAAAGCGCGTCGATCCGGCCGCGGGTGGTTTGACTTTCGTCATTGTAAAGCGAATAGATCTGGCTGAAGTTGCAGCCCGTCGCGCTCATCAGGTTGAAACGGTCCTGTTTTGCCTTGGAAAGGGTTTCCTCGTGCGGAAGGATGATCCCCTTTGAAAATTCCTCCAGCCTGACAAGACAGACGATCCCCTTGATCTTTTTGGTTTGTCCATAGGCCGTGAATTCCTCTTCGTAAAGATACAGGCCGGGGTCGGTGTCGCGGCGGAGAATCCCGTCTGAAATCCAGCTTTTCAGGGTCTGTCCCGCCTCGGCGTAGGGGTCTTCCCCCTCCCTCGGCAGCTCCAGGCGGATGACGTTGTAGGGATTTTCCAGGAGAAGCGCCCGGCGTTCCTCCTCGCTGATGATGTCGTAGGGCGGGCAGGTCAGGGAGGAAACAGCGCCCGCTTTGTCCGCGAAGCGCAGGGCGCGGAAAGGTTTGATTTCAGCCATTGCAAAGTCTCCTTGCCATTTTATTTTTTATCGCATTACGACCGTTTTTGACAGCATACCACAGCGTCTTTCTTACCTATGGCGATCCCGGCTTTCGTTTTCGGGAGTTTCCGGTCTCTGTCCCGCCCGCCTCAATCGGCTTTTTACCGACTGCCGGCTGGCGGCCGGCCTGACCGGATGGTCCGTGCCTATGGCGATCCCGGCTTTCGTTTTCGGGAGTTTCCGGCCTCTGTCCCGCCCGTCTCAGCCGGCTTTTTACCGACTGCCGGCTGGTGCCGGCCTGACCGGATGGTCCGTGCCTATGGCGATCCCGGCTTTCGTTTTCGGGAGTTTCCGGTCTCTGTTCCGCCCGTCTCAGCCGGCTTTTTACCGACTGCCGGCTGGCGGGCCGGCCCGACCGGATGGTCCGGTAAGCTATAATGGGGCACATGCGAGTTACGCGCTGAAAATCAGATGCGTTCCAAGTCGTGGACGCCGTAGGCGCGAAGATGCAGCGGTACGCTGCCGGTATGCTGTTATTATACCGGAACGCCGTTTTGATGTCAAAGACGGAATGTTTATAAAAAAACAAGGAATAATTTAAAAAATGTTTACATTTCTCTAATTTCAGATTGCTAGAATGAAAAAGTACGTTTGATATGATGCAACAGGAGGGACATAATGATGATTGAGGTTCAAAACCTCACGAAACGCTACGGGGAGAACATAGCCCTGAGCAACATCAGTTTTTCCGTCGGGGAGAACACCGTCATCGGTTTTCTCGGCCCGAACGGCGCCGGAAAGTCGACGGCCATGAATATCATCACCGGTTACCTTTCCGCCAGCTCCGGCTCGGTCAAGGTGGGCGGGTTCGACACGGTGGACCAGCCGAACGAGGCAAAAAAGCTGATCGGCTACCTGCCGGAGATGCCGCCGCTTTATCCGGACATGACGGTAAGGGAATACCTGAATTTCGTCTATGAGCTGAAAAAAGTGACCCTGCCCCGGGAAAAGCACCTCCGTGAAATTTGCGCGCTGGTGAAAATTCTGGATGTCAGCAAGCGGCTGATCGGCAACCTTTCGAAAGGCTACCGGCAGCGCGTCGGCCTTGCCCAGGCCCTGATCGGAAACCCTCCTGTTCTGATACTGGACGAGCCGACCGTCGGACTGGACCCCAAGCAGATCATCGAAGTGAGGAACCTCATCAAGGGCCTCGGAAAGAACCACACTGTCATCCTCAGCTCTCACATCCTTCCGGAGATCCAGGCGGTCGCGGACCGCATTCTCGTCGTGAACCGCGGCAAGCTAGTCGCGGACGGAACGCCGTTTGAGCTGGAGCACAGCATGTCGGCGGAGCACCATCTTTCAGTCCGCATGGAAGGGGCGTCCGGGGAGATTGAGAAAGCCCTGAACGGCATGAAATTTGTGGAGGGCGTCCGGAATTTCGGCGAAAAGGAACCGGGCGTGTGGGAATATGAGATCTCAGTCAAGGAAGGCGAAGACCTGCGCAGGCCGCTGTTCGCGCTGGCGGCAAAGCGGAACTGGCCGGTGCTTTCCATGACGAGCTCCGACCTGTCGCTGGAGGACGTGTTCCTGCGGCTGACCGGCTCGGCCTATTTACAGGATAATCTGACGAAAGGCGGGGATGCGCAGTGAAGGCAATTGCAAAGAAGGAACTCAAATCTTATTTTCTGTCCCCCATCGGGTATGTGTTTGTCGGGGTCATTCTGCTCCTGTTCGGCTTTTATTACTATCAGGTGCTGCGCATCGGCTCTTCGTCCTATATCCCGCAGGTCTATTCGACGCTGTTCATCTGGAGCATGATGCTTCTGCCGATTCTGACCATGCGCAGCTTCAGCGACGAGATGCGCAACCACACGGACCAGGGATTGCTCACCGCGCCGGTCGGGGTGGGGGCCATCGTGTTCGGCAAATTTCTCGCCGCGTTCCTCGTGTTTGCCATTGCGATGCTGCTGAGCCTGATTCCAGTCGTGATCATCTCGTTTTTCGCCTCGCCGGACTGGGCGACCATCCTGGGGACCGTTTTCGGTTCGCTTCTGTACGGCGCGGCCATGATCGCGATCGGGATTTTTATTTCCTCGCTGACGCAGAGCCAGATTGTCGCGGCGGTCGCGACGTTCGGCGTTTCGATTTTTCTTCTGGTCATCAACCAGATGAGCAGTCTGGTCGCCAATACTTTTTTTTCCAGTCTGATTACGGGGATTTCGTTTGACAGCCGGTACCAGCCGTTTGCCAAAGGGATTTTAAATCTTTCGAGCATCGTGTTCTTTCTCAGCGTCATCGCGGTTTTCTGGTTTCTCACCGCGCGCAAGCTGGAAAGCAAAAGATGGGGTTAAGGGGGAGTTATTGAGATGAATCAGGAAAAAGACCCGCGCACGGGCGCGCTTCTCCCGGAGGAAGAAACCCCCGAAGGGAACACGAAGGCCGAAGGCGAACAGGCCGGGACCGAAAACCGGGAGGAAACCGCCGCGCCGCAGGGTGAAGAACAGGCCGCCGGGCAGAAGCCGGAGGCGGAGGAAAAAGCGGATGGCCCGGCGGAAGAATCAAAGAAAGAAAAGAAAAAGGCGGGAAAACCCAGGAAAGGCCATTCTGAATTCATGAAAAGCAGCAAATTCCGGCACGGCTCCATTTCCACGGCGTTCACGGCCGGGTTTCTCGTCGTGGTCGTTCTGGTCAATATCCTGGTCGGCATTCTCGGCCAGCGCTTCCCGTCCGTCAATTTGGACCTGACCAAGACCGGCTCGAACTCCCTTTCCGCCGAAGGGCTGAAAGTGGTGGATAAAGTGGATCTTCCGACCAATATCACGATCTGCGCAACACAGCAGCAGGTGGAGGGCGACCAGATCTATTCCGACCAGGGGATCCAGTACAGCCAGGTCGGCAGCCTCCTTTCAAAAATCGCGGAGCGCAACTCAAAAATCACGGTCCAGTATGTGGACCTCGATAAAAATCCGACCTTTGCCGCGGAATACCAGAGCGACAGTATCGCGGCCGGCGACGTGATCGTGAAAACGGACAAACGCTATCGGATTCTGGCCTACACCGATCTTTTCAATATCCAGTACTCCAGCGACTACACCTCTTCCCAGGTGTACTCCAATGTGGAGGGCGCGCTGGTCTCCGCGCTGAACGCGGTCATTTCCGACAAGCTGCCGACCGTGGCCTTCGACACGGGGCATTCGGAAAAGCAGGACATGTCCGCTTTTAAAAAGCTGCTGGACAACAACAGTTTTGAGACCAAGGATTTCAGCCTCCTGACAGACAAGATTCCGGACAATACGCAGATGATCGTTCTCGGCGAACCGGCCAAGGATTATACGGACGACGAGATCAAAAAGCTCTCCGATTTCCTCGGCAGCAAGACCCTTGCGGGGGACCGTTCCCTGATGGTGACGTTCGCGCCGAGCCAGGCGGAGATGCCGAAGCTTGCCACTTTCCTGGAGGAATGGGGAATCCAGGTCCCCGCTTCCGTGATTGTGGAATCGGATCAGTCGAAGTTCATTTCAAGCAATCCGATCTACATTCTTTCAGATATTCAAAGCAGTCTGCAGCTGAAACCGTCGAGCGACGGCAGTTCCCCGGACTACGGATATTTCATCACGCCGCAATCCAGCCCGGTCAAGCTGCTGTTTGAAACAAAGGGCGGCAAGACGACTTACCCGCTCGCGAAAAGCTCCGATTCCTGCTATCTGGTGGACAACAGCACGAAATCGACCGACAATCTGCCGAAGCAGTCCAGCAACACGGCCGCCCTTTCTCAGGAAACGGTAAAAAACGGCGATAAGGACTACAACGCCAGCGTGATCGCAATCGGCAGCTCCGCGCTCTTTACGGACGGCATCATCAATTCCAGCGCGTTCGGCAACGGCACCTACATGGTCGATCTTGCCAAATACGCGACGGGAACCTCCGATTCCTCTTCCGAAGTCCAGATCACCGCGAAGCCGCTGAACGCGACGGATATCACGGCGACGGCCCAGGTCAGCACCTTCCTCGGGCTCGGCGTATTCATGTTTCTGATTCCTCTGATCATCGTCGTCCTCGGCATCTGGGTCTATCATAAGAGGAGGCATCTGTAAGCATGAGGAGCAACATCAGAAACTTGATCATTGTCGCGGTCTGCATCGTCGTCCTCGGCGGCGCCCTCCTTACCCTGAAACTGACCGGAAACGACAAGGCGGCCTCCTCTTCCGCCTCATCCACGGCCAGCATCGAGCTTGTGTCGAAAAAAAGTGAAGATGTTGTTTCCATGAACGTGGTAAACGAAAAGGGAAGTTACACTCTCATCCCTGTCAAGACGCCGGCGGCGTCCGGAGCTTCTTCGGCTTCATCGGGAGATTCCGGGCCGGCCTACACCGTCAAGGAGCTCGGCGGCTGCCCGATCAATACCTCCGCGACGGAATCCGTCGTGAAAAACGGATTCAGCCTGGTCGCGAGCAAGAACCTCGGCACGGTCAGCAATCTGGAGGAGTTTGGACTGAAAGATCCGCAGGCGACCGTGAAGGTCCAGTTCCGGGACGGCAGCAGCTATGATTATAAGATCGGCAAGACGTCGGCCACGGATTCCTCCGCCTATTACATG
This window contains:
- the gyrA gene encoding DNA gyrase subunit A, with protein sequence MDEIEENNRIVNVDLEKEMKKSFLDYSMSVIVSRALPDVRDGLKPVHRRILYTMFQNGLMPDRAYRKCADTVGSVLGSYHPHGDASVYDALVRLAQDFSMRYMLVDGHGNFGSVDGDPPAAYRYTEARMSKIALEMLQDIDKETVDFQPNYDDRLKEPVVLPSHFPNLLVNGSTGIAVGMATNIPPHNMREVIDGVCTLIDNRGATLDDLMQSIKGPDFPTGGIIMGRSGIRAAYGTGRGRIIVRARAEIEEEKNGRFNIIVTELPYQVNKARLIESIADLVKEKRIEGISNIEDHSDREGMHIVVTVKRDASPQIVLNQLYSFTQMQSTFGVNMLAIVDGEPKTLTLRELLLEYLKFQEDVVRRRTQFDLRKAQERAHILEGLKIAVDNIDEVIHIIRSSKAIPEARARLTERFGLDDVQTQAIVQMPLGRLTGLERQKLEDELAALLVKITDYEDILAHEERVLAIVREEATAVRDKFGDERRTEIAAVTGEVDIEDLIPDEECMLTMTSFGYVKRQKTDIYRTQRRGGRGVSGMTRREEDAATDMFVIGSHDYVMFFTNLGRVYRLKCYEIPEGARTSKGINIANLLPIAQEEKVTSMIRVPEFDEESFLVMVTRNGIIKRTALSAYDTARKGGVIAIDLDEGDELSWVRMTSGGDDLLVATKQGMAIRFNEQDARAMGRATRGVKAISLSEGDCVVGMVVLVPGTLVLTVSETGFGRLSPESDYRSQFRGGKGLLNYHTEHYGDVAAIQSAGLSDDVILISSDGIIIRILAESIRQCQRPSKGVLLMRLTEDSRVVTVACTAHDDEEEAEEALDDGSADEGSDDASEESEEEGQPENGPEEEK
- a CDS encoding lysozyme inhibitor LprI family protein, producing the protein MKHNLPVSIFAGALALAVLLPGCSLFHKSQQTSATPESSPSSLSSFPASSLPDSSSEDPVSGHVVTPNEPADSQPGRVLTITTDSEAFNQKFAGNPVDKAYIKESDQAVSTVDMVNVSRKYAGLWQKEIDHAWSGLQKKMSADSSGKPAELKAEQQKWEDGKDAALKKITSSALSAGGSMAEVNAASQEMDFYRSRAAQLYRELYNYDKNYSYAFTG
- a CDS encoding NUDIX hydrolase gives rise to the protein MKLTEKTLDQNYIYRGKILDLHVDKAELISGRVVTRECVDHRGGVSVAALTDQNEMLFVRQYRYPYHEVVLEAPAGKLEKGEDPFEAAKREQREETGTTGRNYLDLGRMYPSPGYTNEVIHLYACRIESSGDLSLDEGEFLEVKKIPLKKAAQMVLDGEIPDAKTQVLILKTIQMVKNGKI
- a CDS encoding DUF1015 domain-containing protein; this translates as MAEIKPFRALRFADKAGAVSSLTCPPYDIISEEERRALLLENPYNVIRLELPREGEDPYAEAGQTLKSWISDGILRRDTDPGLYLYEEEFTAYGQTKKIKGIVCLVRLEEFSKGIILPHEETLSKAKQDRFNLMSATGCNFSQIYSLYNDESQTTRGRIDALSSGEPRYEFRDGAGVTHRMWLVNDPVAIRAVCEDFADRKLYIADGHHRYETALNYRNALRGQGEAAGGEDYVMMMLVDMENDGLVVFPTHRMVRGLTEFSAERLLSACKAYFDVIPRSPLGEISANLDALYRQGKKAFACYCGGEEWTLLILKDNSVMAELLPEKSEAYRGLDVSVLHSLILERLLGIDRENMANQKNLAYTRSMEEAVASVQKGESRCAFLLNPTRVREIRDVAAAGEKMPQKSTYFYPKLITGLVMNQIG
- a CDS encoding ABC transporter ATP-binding protein — its product is MMIEVQNLTKRYGENIALSNISFSVGENTVIGFLGPNGAGKSTAMNIITGYLSASSGSVKVGGFDTVDQPNEAKKLIGYLPEMPPLYPDMTVREYLNFVYELKKVTLPREKHLREICALVKILDVSKRLIGNLSKGYRQRVGLAQALIGNPPVLILDEPTVGLDPKQIIEVRNLIKGLGKNHTVILSSHILPEIQAVADRILVVNRGKLVADGTPFELEHSMSAEHHLSVRMEGASGEIEKALNGMKFVEGVRNFGEKEPGVWEYEISVKEGEDLRRPLFALAAKRNWPVLSMTSSDLSLEDVFLRLTGSAYLQDNLTKGGDAQ
- a CDS encoding ABC transporter permease → MKAIAKKELKSYFLSPIGYVFVGVILLLFGFYYYQVLRIGSSSYIPQVYSTLFIWSMMLLPILTMRSFSDEMRNHTDQGLLTAPVGVGAIVFGKFLAAFLVFAIAMLLSLIPVVIISFFASPDWATILGTVFGSLLYGAAMIAIGIFISSLTQSQIVAAVATFGVSIFLLVINQMSSLVANTFFSSLITGISFDSRYQPFAKGILNLSSIVFFLSVIAVFWFLTARKLESKRWG
- a CDS encoding Gldg family protein gives rise to the protein MNQEKDPRTGALLPEEETPEGNTKAEGEQAGTENREETAAPQGEEQAAGQKPEAEEKADGPAEESKKEKKKAGKPRKGHSEFMKSSKFRHGSISTAFTAGFLVVVVLVNILVGILGQRFPSVNLDLTKTGSNSLSAEGLKVVDKVDLPTNITICATQQQVEGDQIYSDQGIQYSQVGSLLSKIAERNSKITVQYVDLDKNPTFAAEYQSDSIAAGDVIVKTDKRYRILAYTDLFNIQYSSDYTSSQVYSNVEGALVSALNAVISDKLPTVAFDTGHSEKQDMSAFKKLLDNNSFETKDFSLLTDKIPDNTQMIVLGEPAKDYTDDEIKKLSDFLGSKTLAGDRSLMVTFAPSQAEMPKLATFLEEWGIQVPASVIVESDQSKFISSNPIYILSDIQSSLQLKPSSDGSSPDYGYFITPQSSPVKLLFETKGGKTTYPLAKSSDSCYLVDNSTKSTDNLPKQSSNTAALSQETVKNGDKDYNASVIAIGSSALFTDGIINSSAFGNGTYMVDLAKYATGTSDSSSEVQITAKPLNATDITATAQVSTFLGLGVFMFLIPLIIVVLGIWVYHKRRHL